One Brassica oleracea var. oleracea cultivar TO1000 chromosome C7, BOL, whole genome shotgun sequence genomic window carries:
- the LOC106301565 gene encoding geraniol 8-hydroxylase-like, with protein sequence MEATSSNFTLSTIFNKEDPYSSLMLAAALLVAVLCYFWLQGKSKSKNGQPPLPPGPWPLPIVGNLPFLNSDILHTQFQALTQKHGPLMKIHLGSKLAIVISSPDMAREVLKTHDVTFANHDLPEVGKINTYGGEDILWSPYGTHWRRLRKLCVMKMFTTPTLEASYSTRREETRQTIVHMSEMARDGSPVNLGEQIFLSIFNVVTRMMWGATVEGEERTSLGNELKTLISDISDIEGIQNYSDFFPLFARFDFQGLVKKMKVHVKKLDILFDRVMESHVKMVGKKSEEEEDFLQYLIRVKDDDEKAPLSLTHVKSLLMDMVLGGVDTSVNASEFAMAEIVSRPEVFKKIRQELDQVVGKDSVVEESHLPKLTYLQAVMKETLRLHPTLPLLVPHRNSETSVVAGYTVPKDSKIFINVWAIHRDPKHWDEPNEFKPERFLENSLDFNGGDFKYLPFGSGRRICAAINMAERLVLFNIASLLHSFDWKAPKGHKFEVEEKFGLVLKLKTPLVAIPVPRLSDPKLYTA encoded by the coding sequence ATGGAAGCTACTTCTTCTAACTTCACACTCTCTACAATCTTCAACAAAGAGGATCCATACAGCTCCCTCATGCTGGCCGCCGCTCTCCTCGTCGCCGTCCTCTGCTACTTCTGGCTTCAAGGAAAATCCAAGTCCAAGAACGGTCAACCACCGTTGCCTCCGGGACCATGGCCACTTCCCATCGTCGGAAACCTCCCGTTCCTAAACTCCGACATCCTCCACACGCAGTTCCAAGCCCTAACTCAAAAACACGGCCCTCTCATGAAAATCCACCTCGGCTCCAAACTCGCTATCGTCATCTCTTCTCCCGACATGGCTCGCGAGGTTCTCAAAACGCACGACGTCACTTTCGCCAACCACGACCTCCCCGAGGTCGGGAAGATCAACACGTACGGTGGGGAAGACATACTCTGGTCTCCTTACGGCACACACTGGAGGAGACTACGTAAGCTTTGCGTCATGAAGATGTTCACCACGCCGACTCTCGAAGCTTCTTACTCCACTCGCAGGGAAGAAACACGACAAACTATCGTTCACATGTCCGAAATGGCACGTGACGGATCGCCCGTGAATCTTGGAGAGCAAATATTTCTTTCAATATTCAACGTCGTGACGAGAATGATGTGGGGAGCGACGGTTGAAGGAGAAGAGAGAACAAGCTTAGGAAACGAGCTCAAAACCCTAATCTCCGATATCTCCGACATAGAAGGGATTCAAAACTACTCAGACTTCTTCCCTTTGTTCGCAAGATTTGATTTCCAGGGACTTGTTAAGAAGATGAAGGTCCACGTTAAGAAGCTAGATATTTTATTCGACCGTGTTATGGAGAGTCATGTCAAAATGGTTGGTAAGAAAAGCGAAGAGGAAGAAGATTTTTTACAATACTTGATTAGGGTTAAAGACGACGATGAGAAAGCTCCTCTCTCGTTGACTCACGTCAAGTCGTTGCTTATGGATATGGTTCTTGGTGGTGTTGACACATCCGTTAACGCATCGGAGTTCGCTATGGCAGAGATCGTAAGCAGACCAGAGGTTTTCAAGAAGATACGTCAAGAACTGGATCAAGTTGTTGGTAAAGACAGCGTCGTTGAAGAATCACATCTACCAAAGCTTACTTACTTGCAAGCGGTTATGAAAGAGACTCTTAGGCTTCACCCTACGCTTCCACTTCTTGTACCTCACAGGAACAGCGAAACCTCGGTGGTTGCGGGATACACTGTGCCTAAAGACTCCAAGATTTTCATCAATGTTTGGGCGATTCATAGAGATCCTAAGCATTGGGACGAGCCTAATGAGTTTAAACCTGAGAGGTTTTTGGAGAACTCGCTAGATTTCAACGGTGGTGATTTCAAGTATTTGCCATTTGGTTCCGGGAGGAGGATTTGCGCGGCGATTAACATGGCTGAGAGGCTTGTTCTGTTCAACATTGCGTCGCTTCTTCACTCTTTTGACTGGAAAGCTCCTAAAGGACACAAGTTTGAGGTTGAAGAGAAGTTTGGGCTTGTTCTTAAGTTGAAGACTCCACTTGTGGCTATTCCTGTACCGAGGTTGTCTGATCCCAAACTCTACACAGCTTAA
- the LOC106304740 gene encoding protein ODORANT1-like: MGRQPCCDKLEVKKGPWTTEEDKKLINFILTNGHCCWRALPKLAGLRRCGKSCRLRWTNYLRPDLKRGLLSHDEEQLVIDLHAHLGNKWSKIASRLPGRTDNEIKNHWNTHIKKKLVKMGIDPVTHQPLNQEPNNTDNPKSSSSTSDNILMEPKSRSSKNVQTNSTTTEEESSSTATGQNSSINNENQLLSNITNDEELFSYLWSDDTAKADASRSCSNYYGVGGTLYNEDNIPGAGADFPIWSPERVGGKDLMFLDYCQDFGVHDFGF; the protein is encoded by the exons ATGGGGAGGCAGCCATGCTGTGACAAGTTAGAGGTGAAGAAAGGGCCATGGACAACGGAGGAAGACAAGAAGCTCATAAACTTCATACTCACCAACGGCCATTGTTGCTGGCGTGCTTTGCCAAAGCTGGCCGGTCTCCGCCGCTGTGGGAAAAGCTGCCGCCTCCGGTGGACCAACTACCTCCGGCCTGACTTGAAGAGAGGCCTTCTCTCTCACGATGAGGAACAACTTGTCATCGATCTTCATGCTCATCTCGGCAACAA GTGGTCTAAGATAGCTTCAAGGTTACCCGGAAGAACAGATAACGAAATAAAAAACCATTGGAATACTCACATCAAGAAAAAACTTGTTAAGATGGGAATCGACCCTGTGACTCATCAACCTCTCAACCAAGAACCTAATAACACTGATAATCCCAAAAGTAGTTCTTCAACTTCAGATAATATCTTAATGGAACCAAAGAGCAGAAGCAGCAAAAACGTACAGACTAATAGCACGACTACAGAAGAGGAAAGCAGCAGCACTGCTACTGGTCAAAACAGTTCCATTAACAATGAAAATCAACTACTTAGTAACATTACTAACGATGAAGAATTGTTTAGTTACTTATGGTCGGACGACACTGCTAAAGCTGATGCTTCGAGGAGTTGTAGTAATTATTATGGTGTTGGTGGAACATTATATAATGAAGATAATATTCCCGGCGCCGGAGCAGACTTTCCGATTTGGTCACCGGAAAGAGTCGGCGGCAAGGATTTGATGTTTCTGGATTACTGCCAAGACTTTGGTGTTCATGATTTTGGGTTTTGA
- the LOC106305493 gene encoding auxin-responsive protein SAUR32-like, which yields MKRLQGFKIFKWIIRSRRIQTGKRQCLTGILNPVSRICSLARCLRRGASRLCGGKKTVQTRLGNDPKSLGIPKGHLVVHVGESGDDTRRVVVPVFYFNHPLFGELLEQAERVYGFDQPGRITIPCRVSDFEQVQMKIAAWDHCRRKWSFKIL from the coding sequence ATGAAGAGGCTCCAAGGTTTCAAGATCTTTAAATGGATAATCCGAAGTAGAAGAATCCAAACCGGGAAACGCCAATGCCTAACCGGAATTCTCAACCCGGTTTCAAGAATCTGCTCTTTAGCACGGTGTCTACGTCGTGGAGCCAGTAGACTATGCGGAGGAAAGAAAACGGTTCAGACCCGGTTGGGTAACGACCCGAAGTCGCTGGGTATTCCCAAAGGTCATTTAGTGGTTCACGTAGGAGAGTCAGGTGATGATACACGGCGCGTGGTGGTTCCGGTGTTTTACTTTAACCATCCTCTATTCGGAGAGTTGCTGGAACAGGCGGAGCGGGTTTACGGGTTTGACCAACCGGGTCGGATTACGATACCTTGTAGGGTATCGGATTTTGAGCAGGTTCAGATGAAGATCGCTGCATGGGATCATTGCCGACGTAAGTGGAGTTTCAAGATTCTATAG
- the LOC106303711 gene encoding probable trehalose-phosphate phosphatase G translates to MDTDPESPTNKPRLGSSFPSGRFMMKTRKKIPKLDDVRSNGWLEAMISSSPPRKRLVKDFNVEVAPEDDFAQRAWMLKYPSAITSFGHIAAQAKDKKIAMFLDYDGTLSPIVDDPDRAIMSDAMRAAVKDVAKYFPTAIISGRSRDKVYELVGLTELYYAGSHGMDIMTPANVNGSPEDTNSDQQGEEVNLFQPAKEFIPVIEEVFRSLVELTKGIKGAKVENHKFCASVHYRNVDENDWPLVAQRVHDHLKQYARLRLTHGRKVLEVRPVIEWNKGKAVEFLLESLGLSNNDDFLPIFIGDDKTDEDAFKVLREKKQGFGILVSSVPKESNAFYSLRDPSEVKKFLKTLVKWRKMEDSTSQ, encoded by the exons ATGGATACTGACCCTGAATCACCAACCAACAAACCAAGACTCGGATCATCATTCCCTTCAGGAAGATTCATGATGAAGACAAGGAAGAAGATCCCTAAGCTCGACGACGTCAGATCCAACGGTTGGTTGGAAGCAATGATTTCCTCTTCCCCACCACGTAAGAGGCTAGTCAAGGATTTCAACGTCGAGGTTGCTCCTGAAGATGACTTTGCTCAACGGGCTTGGATG CTCAAGTATCCATCAGCTATTACCTCCTTTGGTCACATTGCAGCTCAAGCAAAGGACAAGAAGATAGCTATGTTCCTTGATTACGATGGAACTCTTTCCCCAATAGTGGATGACCCTGACCGTGCCATCATGTCTGACGCT ATGCGTGCTGCTGTTAAAGACGTCGCCAAGTACTTCCCAACAGCAATAATTAGTGGTAGAAGCCGTGACAAG GTTTACGAATTGGTAGGACTAACCGAACTCTATTACGCCGGTAGTCATGGGATGGACATAATGACTCCTGCTAATGTTAATGGCTCCCCTGAAGACACCAACTCTGACCAACAG GGTGAAGAGGTAAACCTCTTTCAGCCAGCAAAAGAGTTCATACCAGTCATCGAAGAGGTTTTTAGATCACTCGTGGAGCTAACTAAAGGCATCAAAGGTGCAAAAGTGGAGAACCACAAGTTCTGCGCCTCAGTGCATTACCGTAACGTTGACGAGAATGACTGGCCACTCGTTGCTCAACGTGTTCATGACCACTTGAAACAATACGCTCGTCTGCGTCTAACTCACGGCAGAAAG GTTTTAGAGGTTCGTCCTGTGATCGAATGGAACAAAGGAAAAGCAGTTGAGTTTCTGCTGGAATCTCTCGGATTAAGCAACAACGATGATTTTCTCCCAATCTTCATAGGAGATGACAAGACTGATGAGGATGCATTCAAGGTACTAAGGGAGAAGAAGCAAGGATTTGGAATCTTGGTATCATCTGTACCAAAAGAAAGCAATGCGTTCTACTCTCTTAGAGACCCCTCAGAG GTGAAGAAGTTTCTCAAGACTTTGGTGAAATGGAGAAAGATGGAAGACTCTACAAGTCAATGA